From Osmerus eperlanus chromosome 16, fOsmEpe2.1, whole genome shotgun sequence:
ctctctctctctctctctctctctctctctctctctctctctctcacgatcTTTAAAAATACGTCATGTACGATTGGTGCCTGAGGAAAGCTGAAAGTATCCACTATTGAGACCATTGTGGAGTGCATGGTTTTTGTTGTATTCTATTATCTGTGTTTCTGATTTTATCATAGACATTGCAGCAATAACCCATTGTGTGTCACCAGCTTAGCCCAGGTAAATTTACAAGTGCTCCCATTCTGATCAGCAGTGTTTGTTTCAAGATCCCTGGTTTCAAGATCCCTGGCTTGTCATCCTTCTCTGCCCatcttccctccccctttccttccctcccaccctctttcTCAGAACAGATGTACTGTTGTTCTTCCCTgacattctctcctctctacctcccacctgcctcacccacacacacttgctcgcTCGGCTATGTTTTGGCTCGGAGAGCGAAAAGACTGGGGAAAGGAAATGAGGAAATAAATTTTTTTAATCACACACTGTAGGTTCATGGCACCTTGCTTTTCTAGTTCTCCCGTTTTTCATTCCGCAGTTAACAAACACTTCAGAGTCATCTGTGTGCAATAAGAGGCTGAGAATCGTATTCTTGTCTCCCTAAGAATCACATTTAGAGAATAATAGGTTTTGGTCTCCTCCTGGTTGGTTATACCCCTTGTTATGTCGTTGTTTTCCCCAGTACTTGAGTTATTTCAGTCTCCTGTTGGAACTGCTCTCTAagtgtctcctcctccatcaccagaaCTAGCCTGCTGCTAGCCtcaagcacaaacacaacacaggctACAAAGGTCCTCCACGGCTGACTTCAGCCCCCCTCAACTGTTACTACTGTGATAATAACCATAGCAAGATGTCACTTCCACCCTCACCATTTTTTACTCAGTGCATTCACTCTCTCCGCCCTGCAGCATTCAGTCACATTACTAGCTCTGCCTTATCTGCTATGAAGCTCTAATGGTTCAACTCAAGTCAATCGAAAGAGGATGgtcactctctccttttttttttacctggtcTAGTTTGTTTTAAACGTTTTCCTTTTAGCTGTTTGCCCCGAGGCTGGTCTTTAATGGGTTCCAACTGTTGTCTCTTTGCTGAGACTTCTTTGGCAGTTATATTCCAATCAGAGTAGAACTGAATGTAAATTGTTATGCATCTGCTTGATGTGTCAACCTGACCTCAAAACAGAAATAGAGTGCCGTTTTCAATCAAGTTGGAAAAATTGAATTTCATCGTCTATGGCTGGGAAAAAAATGTGATTGTCTTGTTAAGCTCCATGTGTGTCTTTGAGGTAATGACCGTGAAAGGCAACTGTGTGTTTGGATAATGAGGAAGCTGGCACCCTCCACTGTCTAAAACCTGCCCCTACAAGTCTGTACTCACTATAACCCCCTCTCTAGGATTTGCACACAGCACTGAGCCATCTATTGCCTGACAAACGTACAAAACAGATCTCCCCTGGTATTGTAGGCGATTGTGATCTCTTTACTCCGGGGCTCTCTTTTGTCATGCATTGGTTTTCTGTGGAgagtgtatgtaagtgtgttggTTCTATCTATCTGCAGAGATCGTGAGGGCGATGACCCATGCAATCAACCAGGGAATGTCCATGTACTGGGGAACTTCACGGTGGTCTGCTATGGAGATCATGGTAGGTGGGAACAGCATGGTTTCATAACGCATCAAACTAGCTGAAGCAGAATTTCCTCAGTGAGCAAACAGTAGGCTGTTTAGTAATGGGCCAAAACTTTAGAAGGAAACAAGTGAATGAAGTCAGTGAAGTTCAGGCGCAGTCTAATAATGCCAAGTTATCTTGAAGCTTGACATTAACTGGAGAGTGCAATTACCCGTCGCATTTGAAAAGGTGAGATTCTTCCGAAAACGTTCGACATGTTGCCTCTGTGTTCGACCACCCccaaatccctctctcttctcatcacTCGCTCCCCCAGGAGGCCTATTCTGTGGCGAGGCAGTTTAACCTGATCCCTCCGGTGTGTGAACAAGCAGAGTACCACTTCTTCCAGAGGGACAAGGTGGAGACGCAGCTGCCTGAACTCTACCACAAGATAGGCAGGTGGCATCTGTCCTGACCGCTCATGCGCCACCCAAATAATCTAGTCTTTCGAGTCATCTGACAAAGAGTCGGGTACATATTTGGAAGCCAGCCTGATACTGATTcccatgtgtgtttttgcaggTGTGGGGGTGGTCTCTTGGTCTCCTCTTGCCTGTGGAATCATCACTGGGAAATATGAGAACGGTGTCCCTGAAACCTCCAGGGCCTCAATGAAGGTGCAGAGGACACCCTGGTTCTGGTGACGTCTTATTACGAACTGTGCTGTCAACCGCCTATGTATCTCGTATTTGATAGAGGCGGCACCCATTGTGGCTACATGTTTTAgtttgttccccccccccttcccccctctcttccgtcTTTCTCTTGTCCTAGCCCTACCAGTGGCTCAAGGAGAAGATAGTGAGTGAAGATGGAAGGAAACAGCAGGCCAAGCTGAAGGAGCTGGCTCACATCGCTGAGAAGCTGAGCTGTACACTGCCACAGCTGGCCATAGGTAGGAATGTCCTCCTGTCATCTGTAGCGGTGTACAGAAATCTCTCCAAAAAatttaaaacaaaatgtttCTTGTTGTGCAGAGAAACTACCATCCTTAACCCTGGTGGATTATCCATGCCTTTAAGTTACTGCTTTGTTACTAATGTAGtttacaggcagacagagagaggacagctcaTCAGCACCAATCTCCTTAATCACTTCCTCTTTGAACGCTCCAGACAAACCCTTATCTGTTAACTTCACCTTACCCTCCAGCTGATCCATTTTACAGCTTAGAGATGAGACCCTCCTGAAAAGCTtttaatgctctctctctctctctctctctttttgtagcTTGGTGTCTGAGGAATGAAGGAGTAAGTTCAGTGTTGTTGGGAACTTCTAACCCCACACAGCTAACAGAGAACCTAGGAGCCATACAGGCAAGGAACAAAGCTTGGCTAAATGTACCTTCTGAAACGTGTTTTAAGTTATCTTTGGTTGCTGTTTTACTTATTAAGAAAATATCTGGTGCAGAGAGAATGTATTAAAAAGCAGGGACATCGGACAAACAATATACATTTTGAAATCGATTACAACAGTTGACAATTTGCAACATATAAGtgttatttgtgtgtttatCTTGTATGCATGGACTGCAGGTCATTCCCAAAATGACAGCAAACATTGCTACAGAAGTTGATCACATACTGGGGAACCAACCTCGTAGTAAGAAGGACTACCCCCActaagagaacacacacagagagaactgGAACCCAAGAAGCTGGAGACACTCTCAGCCATGGAAACTCAAAATGTGTGCccaaccttgtgtgtgtgtgtgcgcgtatgtgtgtgcgtatgtgttgtCCTGTCCTTACCGAGGTCAACCAGTACTCAATATTGTGATGTCTGAGCTCCTTAACAAAGCATGCATGTTACAGCTATGCCACAATTACAGCGAAATCCAGTCTATTCAACCTAGGACGCTAAGATGCAGGTCATGACATAAAACTATCATGTCCTAATATCCAAAGACTATATGGTCAATTCAAAATAGTTCCACCCCTCAGGCTACATTCTGATGCTTCACAATCAGCTTCTATAATGAATGTGGATGCCGTATCAGTGGGGTGATCTTGTCAAAGCCAAGAACTATGTCCATGAGGGAGGGACTTTTGATTGGTGGGCCAGACACATctctacattacatttcataaattAGTGATGAACAAATGATTACATTAAAAAAGGCATCTAGAAAACACTAATGTACAAACCCATGTTCCCCTGCAATGTAATGACATCCTGTTTCATTTTTATTGTCATATCTCATATTGCTAAAATACCAACAGAGCAAAGTTGGATTGAAGGATATTTCAAAACAACTATAAATTGACTGTTACACTGACTATTTTCATTGTATGTGCAACTAAAGTAGCTTGTATATTGAGCAGTGAAATGTATTACAATAGCGTATTTTTGATTGAAAGAATGCAGTCATGCTTTACCCTTGTGTAAGCATTAAGCAAGCATAAACAATTGTAGATAAGCTGTGCCCAGAGGCTCCTAaatgtattttgttgttgttgttgatttgtacatatataaataaatatctaGTGTGAAAGTGTCTGTAGCCTGTGAGTTTTAATGAAAACTTGGTACTAGCTGGAAACGTAAACTGGTAGGGCAGATCAAGATGGTTTTGGTGAttatgtatggaagcaaatcagtgacataatgttttgaatttaataaggcattgaatacttaatattgaaatgtaaacaccacTCAATTTTATGATTTTGAATTCACCGCTTTAAAATTgaaaaattaattaatttaaatgttttaaaacAAATCTGATTAAAAATTCAAGTTTCAGAAATTCAGGCTGCTCATATTCGAATGGTGAAATTAATATCCCCAAAAATTGAACACAAAAATTCTGATGAAAATATTTCGGCTCCAATTTTTTTAGGCTCAATTATTTTGCCTCAAATATTTTGGCATCAAAATTTGCTCCTTTTCTTTGGCCTCGAATTCTTTTGGctcaaattattttttttattatccgaTTTTTTTGGCAACAAATGTTTTAGCAAAATATTTTTTGGCCACAATTGTTTTAGCAAAATATTTTTGGGCCACAATTTTTTTAGCAAAATATTTTTTGGCCTCAATTTTTTTCGGCCGTTTTTTCGGCAACTTTTTTGGCCTCGAACTTTTAGTATGTATTCTCTAAATAAAATAATCACTCCCAAGTCGTACAGTAACCCTTATTCTCTATCAtctcatataaatatttaatatCATTACCATTCATTCAATCATACTCATTTTCCTGACTCCTCCTACAACGTCGATAAGATAGCCCGATTGGTTGATTCCTCCTAGTTTCTTTGAAAGCGCCCGCGTACCTTGAGTGATCCCCGCGTTTTGTAAAGTATCCTAGCAAACTAGCCTAATGCTCCCAGTCGGATTTCAAGAAGTAAGGCTAGCTTGTGATGTGCTCGCCAAAATTAGATACATTCATTGTCCGATTAGAGTACCTGCCTTCCAAAGCATAGCCTGCAAGATACTAAGTCTTCAAGTTACCTACGGTAACCTttcccgtctcctcctcctagcAACCACCAGCACCAACCAACTCGCGAGCGAAGACAATAACAAAAGCTCTAGCTTGCTAGTAGAACTAGAGCAGGGCTAGTCCAACAGCCTGCCGTTTTAGCTGATAAGCAAGAAAGACATAAGAAACTTTTCACGCCCAACTAATTAGGGAGTCAAAAGGGTGAGTGTTTGAGAACTGTGTTGACTTTGTGAACGTTTACAAGAAATTAATGGTCGTTGGGAGTAGCGAGTtctctactgtagctagctactgtagcctagCTGCAGTATACGGTGCTTTTCTATTTGATactatatacagtactgtattgaCCTATTTCTTTCACTACTAGAGCCCACAACCATGTCATTGTGGGCTGAGGCTCCTTTTGCAGAGCTCGGAAACATCCATCTGAAAGAGGACAGCGTGTGCGGGGCCCCAGACTCGCTGGACATGCTGAAGAATGACTTTGATTTAAATAAGTCCTATCCTTCTGCCCAGCGTGCTTTTCACAGGAAAGGTCAGCTGTCTCTGCAGCACTGGCATTACCCTGGGTCATTgacgggtgagtgtgtgtgtagctagctagctagctatgcatAAAACAACTTGTCTATTAAAAACATACTCTCTTTATTCATCAGTATGATGAAGCTTAGGGTTTGTACTTTAGATTGTTATTCACTTACCGCTACCTTGTTTAAACAAAGCAACGGCCATAGAGATTAGCTTCTTCCGTGCTTTCGTATTAACCAGCGTCCACCCTTTTTCCACGACAGGCGGCTATGTGAACTCTGGTAGTTCTGTCGCAACAAGAGACATCCAGATGTCCTGTCTTCATGGCTCCCAGTCCCACACACGGCCTggctccctgcctcacctgtcaGCTCTGTCAGACACAGACACCCTGCTCAGCAAGCTCACCTGTGGAGCCCCTGCTTCCCACAACCCCAACAAGGCAGTTCTCACCGTGCACCTCAGGACAGAA
This genomic window contains:
- the kcnab1b gene encoding voltage-gated potassium channel subunit beta-1 isoform X2; translated protein: MQVSFACTDHGLKAPRNGEHSKQNATSPNTTSQARARFRTVALIARSLGSFTQRYHHNLKESTAKLTGMKYRNLGKSGLRVSCLGLGTWVTFGGQISDEVAEQLMTIAYENGVNLFDTAEVYSGGKAEIILGNIIKKKCWRRSSLVITTKLYWGGKAETERGLNRKHIIEGLRGSLQRMQLEYVDVVFANRPDTNTPMEEIVRAMTHAINQGMSMYWGTSRWSAMEIMEAYSVARQFNLIPPVCEQAEYHFFQRDKVETQLPELYHKIGVGVVSWSPLACGIITGKYENGVPETSRASMKPYQWLKEKIVSEDGRKQQAKLKELAHIAEKLSCTLPQLAIAWCLRNEGVSSVLLGTSNPTQLTENLGAIQVIPKMTANIATEVDHILGNQPRSKKDYPH